From one Streptomyces sp. R41 genomic stretch:
- a CDS encoding ABC transporter ATP-binding protein — protein MTELSKTGAAVGEPVSAPSDAPSAFLEVRDLKVHFPTDDGLVKSVDGLSFSVEKGKTLSIVGESGSGKSVTSLAIMGLHRLGARGKNVQMSGEIWLGGKELVNADPDEVRKLRGREMAMIFQDPLSAMHPYYTIGNQIVEAYRVHHKVDKKTARKRAIEMLDRVGIPEPAKRADSYPHEFSGGMRQRAMIAMALVNNPELLIADEPTTALDVTVQAQILDLIRDLQKEFGSAVVLITHDLGVVAEIADEVLVMYGGRCAERGPVDTIFEQPQHPYTWGLLGSMPRIDRETSDRLIPVKGQPPSLINVPSGCAFHPRCPYADLPKGDVTRTVRPELQLVGSGHYTACHLSQEDRTRIWTEEIAPKL, from the coding sequence GTGACCGAACTGTCCAAGACCGGCGCCGCGGTCGGCGAGCCCGTCTCCGCCCCGTCGGACGCGCCGAGCGCCTTCCTCGAAGTGCGCGACCTCAAGGTGCACTTCCCGACCGACGACGGTCTGGTCAAGTCCGTCGACGGGCTCAGCTTCTCGGTGGAGAAGGGCAAGACCCTCTCCATCGTGGGCGAGTCGGGCTCCGGCAAGTCCGTCACCTCGCTGGCGATCATGGGCCTGCACCGGCTCGGCGCGCGCGGCAAGAACGTCCAGATGTCCGGCGAGATCTGGCTGGGCGGCAAGGAACTGGTGAACGCCGACCCGGACGAGGTGCGCAAGCTCCGCGGCCGCGAGATGGCGATGATCTTCCAGGACCCGCTCTCGGCGATGCACCCGTACTACACGATCGGCAACCAGATCGTGGAGGCGTACCGCGTCCACCACAAGGTCGACAAGAAGACCGCGCGCAAGCGGGCCATCGAGATGCTCGACCGGGTCGGTATCCCCGAGCCCGCCAAGCGCGCCGACAGCTACCCGCACGAGTTCTCCGGCGGTATGCGGCAGCGCGCGATGATCGCGATGGCGTTGGTCAACAACCCCGAGCTGCTCATCGCCGACGAGCCGACGACCGCCCTCGACGTCACCGTCCAGGCGCAGATCCTCGACCTCATCCGGGATCTGCAGAAGGAGTTCGGCTCCGCGGTCGTCCTCATCACCCACGACCTCGGCGTGGTCGCCGAGATCGCCGACGAGGTCCTGGTGATGTACGGCGGCCGGTGCGCGGAGCGCGGTCCGGTCGACACGATCTTCGAGCAGCCGCAGCACCCGTACACCTGGGGTCTGCTCGGCTCGATGCCCCGCATCGACCGGGAGACCTCCGACCGGCTCATCCCGGTCAAGGGCCAGCCGCCGAGCCTCATCAACGTCCCTTCGGGCTGCGCCTTCCACCCGCGCTGCCCGTACGCGGACCTGCCCAAGGGCGATGTCACCCGTACCGTGCGCCCCGAACTGCAGCTGGTCGGCAGCGGGCACTACACCGCCTGCCACCTCTCGCAGGAGGACCGTACGCGGATCTGGACCGAAGAGATTGCGCCGAAGCTGTGA
- a CDS encoding alpha/beta hydrolase, which translates to MSLTGTPFLFTAIALFALALVLPLALWSRVRGPAPVRSAARLLMLLFTQGTAVTLVFVLVNNANSLYDNWADLLGTGNHVQQAADLGRDGTGGIALKQLPKVRQTFAQADGPGMHQAGGVRVTQLKGRVSGVNAEVYVWLPPQYHEAAYRHRKFPVVELLPGYPGSAKAWFGSLKVHEQLLPMMRAGQVAPFILVAPRTTLLAKVDTGCANIPGTVNADSWLSIDVPKMVTDNFRAEAAPDGWATAGYSAGAHCATKLAVAHPDRYRAAASLSGYNDPIGERKSLAAQSLVLRRQNNPYLLLRGYRTPPRVALYFSGESGDGYQAGAALQQIAKPPTTVDVVLLPRSAGGHDMGLWRPQVPEVFRWLTQQIGTGAKGARTTTGSPAQLPSSDGARHAALASDTASRAASERSR; encoded by the coding sequence ATGAGCCTCACCGGGACGCCGTTCCTCTTCACCGCGATCGCGCTGTTCGCCCTCGCCCTCGTCCTGCCCCTGGCCCTCTGGTCCCGAGTCCGCGGCCCCGCGCCCGTGCGCAGCGCCGCCCGGCTGCTGATGCTGCTGTTCACCCAGGGCACCGCGGTCACCCTCGTCTTCGTCCTCGTCAACAACGCCAACAGCCTGTACGACAACTGGGCCGACCTCCTCGGCACGGGCAACCACGTCCAGCAGGCCGCCGACCTCGGCAGGGACGGCACCGGCGGGATCGCGCTCAAGCAACTGCCGAAGGTCCGGCAGACGTTCGCCCAGGCCGACGGTCCCGGTATGCACCAGGCGGGCGGGGTGCGCGTCACCCAGCTCAAGGGCCGGGTGTCGGGGGTGAACGCGGAGGTCTACGTCTGGCTGCCGCCGCAGTACCACGAAGCCGCCTACCGCCACCGGAAGTTCCCGGTCGTCGAGCTGCTGCCGGGCTACCCGGGCTCGGCGAAGGCATGGTTCGGTTCGCTGAAGGTGCACGAGCAACTGCTGCCGATGATGCGCGCCGGACAGGTCGCGCCGTTCATCCTGGTCGCGCCGCGCACCACGCTGCTGGCCAAGGTGGACACGGGCTGCGCGAACATCCCGGGCACGGTGAACGCCGACAGCTGGCTCAGCATCGACGTGCCGAAGATGGTGACGGACAACTTCCGCGCCGAGGCTGCCCCCGACGGCTGGGCGACCGCCGGCTACTCGGCGGGGGCGCACTGCGCGACGAAGCTCGCCGTCGCCCACCCCGACCGCTACCGGGCGGCGGCGAGCCTGTCCGGCTACAACGACCCGATCGGCGAGCGGAAGTCGCTCGCCGCGCAGAGCCTGGTGCTGCGCCGGCAGAACAACCCCTACCTGCTCCTGCGCGGCTACCGCACCCCGCCGCGCGTCGCGCTCTACTTCTCCGGCGAGTCCGGCGACGGCTATCAGGCGGGCGCGGCGCTCCAGCAGATCGCGAAGCCTCCGACGACCGTGGACGTGGTGCTGCTGCCGAGGAGCGCGGGCGGCCACGACATGGGGCTGTGGCGGCCACAGGTCCCGGAGGTGTTCCGCTGGCTGACCCAGCAGATCGGCACCGGCGCGAAAGGAGCCAGGACGACTACGGGGTCTCCGGCTCAGTTGCCGTCGAGCGACGGTGCCAGGCACGCGGCGCTCGCCAGTGATACCGCATCGCGAGCAGCCTCAGAACGAAGCCGGTGA
- a CDS encoding trimeric intracellular cation channel family protein has product MLQELFSPSVQHVLDLVGIFVFAISGALLAVRKNFDVFGIAVLAEVTALGGGLFRDVIIGAVPPAAFTDLGYFTTPLLAALLVFFLHPEVERIQVAVNVFDAAGLGLFAVAGTTKAYEYGLGLPQSAALGLATAVGGGVLRDVLANEVPSLLRWDRDLYAVPAMVGATMVVLCIRYDVLSPFTSGLAVVTGFVLRLLAMRYHWRAPRAWHRRSTATEPETP; this is encoded by the coding sequence GTGCTTCAGGAACTGTTCAGCCCCTCCGTCCAGCATGTGCTCGACCTCGTGGGGATCTTCGTCTTCGCGATCTCCGGCGCGCTGCTGGCCGTCCGCAAGAACTTCGACGTCTTCGGCATCGCCGTACTCGCCGAGGTCACGGCGCTGGGCGGAGGGCTGTTCCGGGACGTGATCATCGGAGCCGTGCCCCCGGCCGCGTTCACCGACCTCGGCTACTTCACCACCCCGCTGCTCGCCGCCCTGCTCGTCTTCTTCCTCCACCCGGAGGTGGAGCGGATCCAGGTCGCCGTCAACGTCTTCGACGCGGCGGGGCTCGGCCTCTTCGCCGTGGCGGGCACCACGAAGGCCTACGAGTACGGGCTCGGCCTGCCCCAGTCGGCCGCCCTGGGCCTCGCCACCGCGGTCGGCGGCGGCGTACTGCGCGACGTACTCGCCAACGAGGTGCCCTCGCTGCTGCGCTGGGACCGCGACCTGTACGCGGTGCCCGCGATGGTGGGCGCCACGATGGTCGTGCTGTGCATCCGCTACGACGTGCTGTCCCCGTTCACCAGCGGGCTCGCGGTGGTCACCGGCTTCGTTCTGAGGCTGCTCGCGATGCGGTATCACTGGCGAGCGCCGCGTGCCTGGCACCGTCGCTCGACGGCAACTGAGCCGGAGACCCCGTAG
- a CDS encoding thioesterase family protein has translation MPEAASVQAVRATIGDSEFDRDTAVTLREPGVYDIDLSAGWTIINAVNGGYLLAVLGRALADALPHSDPFTISAHYLTASQPGPAVVRTDVVRTGRTLSTGQASLFQYDEEGREVERIRVLASYGDLGTLPDDVRTTAKPPAIPPMDQCFGPQDAPAPVPGSSAIADRLFLKLDPSTLGWALGAPSGKGEMRAWFGLADGRDPDPLSLLLAVDALPPTAFEIGLSGWVPTVELTVHVRSRPAPGPLRVSITTRNLAGGFLEEDAEVWDSADRLVAQSRQLARVRLG, from the coding sequence ATGCCAGAAGCAGCTTCGGTACAGGCCGTACGGGCCACGATCGGCGACAGCGAGTTCGACCGCGACACCGCGGTCACCCTGCGCGAACCCGGCGTCTACGACATCGACCTCTCCGCCGGGTGGACGATCATCAACGCCGTCAACGGCGGATATCTGCTGGCCGTCCTGGGCCGCGCGCTCGCGGACGCCCTGCCGCACTCCGACCCGTTCACCATCTCCGCGCACTACCTGACCGCGTCCCAGCCGGGACCGGCCGTCGTCCGCACGGACGTCGTCCGCACGGGCCGGACGCTCTCGACCGGCCAGGCGTCGCTCTTCCAGTACGACGAAGAGGGCCGCGAGGTCGAGCGGATCCGCGTCCTCGCCTCTTACGGCGATCTCGGCACCTTGCCCGACGACGTCCGTACGACCGCGAAACCGCCCGCGATCCCGCCGATGGACCAGTGCTTCGGCCCCCAGGACGCACCCGCTCCGGTACCCGGCAGCTCGGCCATCGCCGACCGGCTGTTCCTCAAGCTCGACCCGTCGACCCTGGGCTGGGCGCTCGGTGCGCCGTCCGGGAAGGGCGAGATGCGGGCCTGGTTCGGGCTCGCCGACGGCCGCGACCCGGACCCGCTCTCGCTGCTCCTCGCGGTCGACGCCCTGCCGCCGACCGCCTTCGAGATCGGCCTGTCCGGCTGGGTGCCGACCGTCGAGCTGACGGTGCATGTGCGCTCCCGTCCGGCACCCGGCCCGCTGCGGGTGTCGATCACCACCCGCAACCTCGCCGGCGGCTTCCTGGAGGAGGATGCCGAGGTGTGGGACAGCGCGGACCGGCTGGTCGCGCAGTCCCGGCAGCTGGCCAGGGTCAGGCTGGGCTGA
- a CDS encoding ABC transporter ATP-binding protein, with the protein MSETKKTDAADAVIPQQAAAAEDRADSAKGSDEREVLLRVQGLKKHFPIRKGVLQRQVAAVKAVDGIDFEVRKGETLGVVGESGCGKSTMGRVITRLQDPTGGTIEFEGQDITSLSAGKMRPLRRDIQMIFQDPYGSLNPRHTIGSIVSAPFRLQGVEPEGGVKKEVQRLLELVGLSPEHYNRYPHEFSGGQRQRIGIARALALKPKLVVADEPVSALDVSIQAQVVNLMDDLQSELGLTYVIIAHDLSVVRHVSDRIAVMYLGKIVELADRTSLYEAPMHPYTKALMSAVPVPDPKRRGTKSERILLKGDVPSPISPPSGCRFHTRCWKATEICKTTEPLLLELKPGQQVACHHPENAEDQAPQDTVLLSAAKEAVELVLPAQSSAKEPEASEETAEPEAAEPEVSEAAADDETPADEEAPAEAEAEEADASAEAETEAEEADASAEAETEAEEADASAEAGEASAEAEAPEAKADAAEADRQESTGK; encoded by the coding sequence GTGAGTGAGACAAAGAAAACGGACGCCGCCGACGCGGTCATCCCGCAGCAGGCAGCGGCCGCCGAGGACCGCGCGGACTCCGCGAAGGGTTCGGACGAGCGCGAGGTCCTGCTCCGGGTGCAGGGGCTGAAGAAGCACTTCCCCATCCGCAAGGGTGTCCTCCAGCGCCAGGTCGCCGCGGTCAAGGCGGTCGACGGCATCGACTTCGAGGTCCGCAAGGGCGAAACCCTGGGCGTCGTCGGCGAGTCCGGCTGCGGCAAGTCGACCATGGGCCGGGTCATCACCCGCCTCCAGGACCCGACCGGCGGCACCATCGAGTTCGAGGGCCAGGACATCACCTCGCTCAGCGCGGGGAAGATGCGCCCGCTGCGCCGGGACATCCAGATGATCTTCCAGGACCCGTACGGGTCGCTGAACCCCCGGCACACCATCGGCTCGATCGTCTCGGCGCCCTTCCGGCTCCAGGGCGTGGAGCCCGAGGGCGGCGTGAAGAAGGAGGTCCAGCGGCTCCTGGAGCTGGTGGGCCTGAGCCCCGAGCACTACAACCGCTACCCGCACGAGTTCTCCGGCGGTCAGCGCCAGCGCATCGGCATCGCCCGCGCGCTCGCCCTGAAGCCGAAGCTGGTCGTGGCGGACGAGCCGGTCTCCGCGCTGGACGTGTCGATCCAGGCGCAGGTCGTGAACCTGATGGACGACCTGCAGTCCGAGCTCGGTCTGACGTACGTGATCATCGCGCACGACCTCTCCGTCGTACGCCATGTCTCGGACCGCATCGCGGTGATGTACCTCGGCAAGATCGTCGAACTCGCCGACCGCACCTCGCTGTACGAGGCGCCGATGCACCCGTACACCAAGGCCCTGATGTCGGCCGTGCCGGTGCCGGACCCCAAGCGCCGGGGCACCAAGAGCGAGCGGATCCTGCTCAAGGGCGATGTGCCCTCGCCGATCTCGCCGCCGAGCGGCTGCCGCTTCCACACGCGGTGCTGGAAGGCCACGGAGATCTGCAAGACGACCGAGCCCCTGCTGCTTGAGCTGAAGCCCGGTCAGCAGGTCGCCTGCCACCACCCGGAGAACGCCGAGGACCAGGCGCCCCAGGACACGGTGCTGCTGTCGGCGGCGAAGGAGGCGGTGGAGCTGGTGCTTCCGGCGCAGTCTTCTGCGAAGGAGCCCGAGGCGTCCGAGGAGACTGCGGAGCCGGAGGCTGCTGAGCCGGAGGTCTCGGAGGCGGCTGCCGACGACGAGACGCCTGCCGACGAGGAGGCACCTGCCGAGGCCGAAGCCGAGGAGGCCGACGCCTCCGCCGAAGCGGAGACCGAAGCCGAGGAGGCCGACGCCTCCGCCGAAGCGGAGACCGAAGCCGAGGAGGCCGACGCCTCCGCCGAAGCCGGGGAAGCGTCCGCCGAGGCCGAAGCCCCCGAGGCGAAGGCCGACGCCGCGGAAGCTGATCGTCAGGAGTCAACCGGCAAGTAG
- a CDS encoding ABC transporter substrate-binding protein, protein MEGNPTIMRRSALAAVAAIGSVSLLLAGCSKADDNKNDDNTKSAGANAATKDVVNASTKKGGTVTYELSDVPDSFDPGNTYYAYMYNFSRLYARPLMTFQPGAGEKGNTLVPDLAASKGVPSDGGKTWTYKLRTGLKYQDGSAITSKDVKYAVERSNFARDVLSLGPNYFQQFMAGGDKYKGPYKDKSAKGLSSIETPDDTTVVFHLNQAFQEFDYLVAAPQTAPVPQAKDKGVDYVKNIVSSGSYKFQSYSEGKQAVLVRNENWDAKTDPLRKQYPDKIVVNLKVNAETIDKDVLAGDAIDLGGTGVQAATQAQVLASADKKAGTDNTYGGRLVYMAINTKVKPFDKVECRKAVQYAIDKVSVQTAEGGPIRGDIASTVLPPDIPGYEKSDVYASTGSKGDAAKAKEQLKACGKSKISTNISARSDRPQEIDAATAIINSLKKVGINASLKQYPSGKYFTDYAGVPKFTEKNNIGLIMMQWGADWPSGYGFLQQILNGKAISQSGNTNLSQYDNKDVNALLAKAIGTQDTTERNSLYTQIDKQTMDDAVLVPLTYFKVLLARPQNATNVVSTAAFSGQYDYLNIGTTKK, encoded by the coding sequence CTTCTCGCAGGCTGCAGCAAGGCCGATGACAACAAGAACGACGACAACACCAAATCAGCTGGGGCCAACGCAGCGACCAAGGATGTCGTCAACGCCTCCACGAAGAAGGGGGGCACGGTCACTTACGAGCTGTCCGATGTCCCGGACTCCTTCGACCCCGGCAACACGTACTACGCGTACATGTACAACTTCAGCCGGCTGTACGCCCGCCCGCTGATGACGTTCCAGCCCGGCGCCGGGGAGAAGGGCAACACCCTCGTCCCGGACCTCGCCGCGAGCAAGGGCGTTCCGAGCGACGGCGGCAAGACCTGGACGTACAAGCTGCGTACGGGCCTGAAGTACCAGGACGGCTCGGCGATCACGTCGAAGGACGTCAAGTACGCCGTCGAGCGCTCGAACTTCGCGCGTGACGTGCTCTCCCTCGGCCCGAACTACTTCCAGCAGTTCATGGCCGGCGGCGACAAGTACAAGGGCCCCTACAAGGACAAGAGCGCCAAGGGCCTGTCGTCGATCGAGACGCCGGACGACACCACCGTCGTCTTCCACCTGAACCAGGCCTTCCAGGAGTTCGACTACCTGGTCGCGGCGCCGCAGACGGCTCCGGTGCCCCAGGCGAAGGACAAGGGCGTCGACTACGTCAAGAACATCGTCTCCTCGGGTTCCTACAAGTTCCAGAGCTACTCCGAGGGCAAGCAGGCCGTCCTCGTCCGCAACGAGAACTGGGACGCGAAGACCGACCCGCTGCGCAAGCAGTACCCGGACAAGATCGTCGTCAACCTGAAGGTCAACGCCGAGACGATCGACAAGGACGTCCTGGCCGGCGACGCGATCGACCTCGGTGGTACGGGTGTCCAGGCCGCGACCCAGGCCCAGGTGCTCGCCTCCGCCGACAAGAAGGCGGGCACGGACAACACCTACGGTGGCCGTCTCGTCTACATGGCGATCAACACCAAGGTGAAGCCGTTCGACAAGGTCGAGTGCCGCAAGGCCGTGCAGTACGCGATCGACAAGGTCTCGGTGCAGACCGCCGAGGGCGGCCCGATCCGCGGTGACATCGCCTCCACCGTTCTCCCGCCGGACATCCCGGGCTACGAGAAGTCGGACGTCTACGCGTCCACCGGCAGCAAGGGCGACGCGGCCAAGGCCAAGGAGCAGCTGAAGGCCTGCGGCAAGTCGAAGATCAGCACGAACATCTCGGCGCGCAGCGACCGCCCGCAGGAGATCGACGCGGCCACCGCGATCATCAACTCGCTGAAGAAGGTCGGCATCAACGCCAGCCTGAAGCAGTACCCGTCGGGCAAGTACTTCACCGACTACGCCGGTGTCCCGAAGTTCACCGAGAAGAACAACATCGGTCTGATCATGATGCAGTGGGGTGCCGACTGGCCGTCCGGCTACGGCTTCCTGCAGCAGATCCTGAACGGCAAGGCGATCAGCCAGTCGGGCAACACGAACCTGTCGCAGTACGACAACAAGGACGTGAACGCTCTCCTGGCGAAGGCGATCGGCACTCAGGACACCACTGAGCGCAACAGCCTCTACACCCAGATCGACAAGCAGACCATGGACGACGCCGTCCTCGTCCCGCTGACCTACTTCAAGGTGCTGCTGGCCCGCCCGCAGAACGCCACCAACGTGGTCTCCACGGCGGCCTTCAGCGGTCAGTACGACTACCTCAACATCGGCACCACGAAGAAGTAG
- a CDS encoding M1 family metallopeptidase: MALSRSARLGALATAAASFLLIAASSAPTPGADGIGDPYFPQLGNGGFDARHYDLDVAYNPDTDRLDGRTTITARATQNLSAFDLDLQKLDVTKVEVNGRRADFTRAGDEIHITPRGPLPKGRTFTVTVTYGGVPEPLNGPIVFGSDYGWMKTTDGVFVACEPNAASTWFPSSDHPSDKATYDIRIKAPKGLTGVSNGRLISTYDKGGQTVTHWRENKAMATYLATATIGKFDVKTGTTPAGTPIYVAIDPVLANSNSVDVYGVTAEATDYWSQVFGPYPFEETGAIVDDMPEAGFSLEVQSKPAYSAVRSETTIVHELAHQWFGDSVSVERWKDIWLNEGFATYAQWLWSEHKGIRSAHDSFVAGYNARPADSAFWQITVADPQRDTMFASAVYQRGAMTLQMLRERIGDTAFFKLLPAWTKLHRYGNANTADFIKLAEKISGRQLDDLFRTWIYTTGKPVV, encoded by the coding sequence ATGGCACTCTCCCGTTCGGCACGTTTAGGAGCCCTCGCGACCGCGGCGGCCTCCTTCCTCCTCATCGCCGCCTCCTCCGCCCCGACCCCGGGCGCCGACGGCATCGGCGACCCGTACTTCCCGCAGCTCGGCAACGGCGGCTTCGACGCCCGCCACTACGACCTCGACGTGGCGTACAATCCGGACACCGACCGCCTCGACGGCCGCACGACGATCACGGCACGCGCCACCCAGAACCTCTCCGCCTTCGACCTGGACCTGCAGAAGCTGGACGTCACGAAGGTCGAAGTGAACGGCAGACGAGCCGACTTCACACGGGCGGGCGACGAGATCCACATCACGCCGCGCGGCCCGCTGCCGAAGGGCCGGACCTTCACGGTGACCGTCACCTACGGCGGTGTCCCCGAGCCCCTCAACGGCCCCATCGTCTTCGGCTCCGACTACGGATGGATGAAGACCACCGACGGCGTCTTCGTCGCCTGCGAACCCAACGCCGCCTCCACCTGGTTCCCGTCCAGCGACCACCCGTCCGACAAGGCCACGTACGACATCCGCATCAAGGCCCCGAAGGGCCTGACCGGTGTCTCCAACGGCCGCCTGATATCGACGTACGACAAGGGCGGCCAGACCGTCACGCACTGGCGCGAGAACAAGGCCATGGCCACGTATCTCGCGACCGCGACCATCGGCAAGTTCGATGTGAAGACGGGCACGACACCGGCCGGCACACCCATCTACGTCGCCATCGACCCGGTGCTCGCGAACAGCAACAGCGTCGACGTGTACGGCGTCACGGCGGAGGCCACCGACTACTGGTCGCAGGTGTTCGGGCCGTACCCCTTCGAGGAGACCGGCGCGATCGTCGACGACATGCCGGAGGCCGGCTTCTCGCTGGAGGTCCAGTCGAAGCCCGCGTACTCCGCCGTGCGCTCCGAGACGACCATCGTGCACGAGCTGGCCCACCAGTGGTTCGGCGATTCCGTCTCGGTGGAGCGCTGGAAGGACATCTGGCTGAACGAGGGCTTCGCGACCTACGCCCAGTGGCTGTGGTCCGAGCACAAGGGCATCCGCTCTGCGCACGACTCGTTCGTGGCCGGGTACAACGCGCGGCCCGCGGACTCCGCCTTCTGGCAGATCACGGTCGCCGACCCGCAGCGCGACACCATGTTCGCCTCCGCGGTCTACCAGCGCGGCGCGATGACGCTCCAGATGCTGCGCGAACGCATCGGCGACACCGCCTTCTTCAAGCTGCTGCCCGCCTGGACGAAGCTGCACCGCTACGGCAACGCGAACACCGCGGACTTCATCAAGCTCGCCGAGAAGATCTCGGGCCGGCAGCTCGACGACCTGTTCCGGACCTGGATCTACACGACCGGCAAGCCCGTGGTGTAG
- a CDS encoding ABC transporter permease: MISYILRRTVAAVILLLVVSAVTFAIFFLLPRMAGQTADQLAQQYIGKSPSKADILAVKHNLGLDQPLYVQYWHFIKGIVGGATYNLGPTTVHCDAPCFGYSFKDHVAVWPELTSRLPITLSLAGGAAVLWLISGVTVGVISALKPRSFFDRSFMGVALAGVSLPMFFTGNLALLLFTYQWPIFGRTYVPFTENPAQWANTLFPAWCSLALLYSAIYARLTRSGMLETMNEDFIRTARAKGLRERNVVVRHGLRAALTPIITVFGMDLGLLLGGAVITETVFSLHGIGEYAVDGITDNDLPKILGVTLLAAFFVVIANLLVDLLYAAADPRVRLS; this comes from the coding sequence GTGATCTCGTACATCCTCCGTCGGACGGTAGCGGCAGTGATCCTGCTGCTGGTCGTCTCCGCGGTCACCTTCGCCATCTTCTTCCTGCTGCCACGGATGGCCGGCCAGACCGCCGACCAGTTGGCGCAGCAGTACATCGGGAAGAGTCCGTCGAAGGCCGACATCCTCGCGGTCAAGCACAACCTCGGTCTGGACCAGCCCCTGTACGTCCAGTACTGGCACTTCATCAAGGGGATCGTGGGCGGCGCCACCTACAACCTGGGCCCCACCACGGTGCACTGCGACGCACCCTGCTTCGGTTACTCCTTCAAGGACCACGTGGCGGTCTGGCCGGAGCTCACCTCCCGTCTTCCGATCACCCTCTCGCTGGCCGGGGGCGCCGCCGTGCTGTGGCTGATCTCGGGTGTGACGGTCGGTGTGATCTCCGCGCTGAAGCCGCGCTCGTTCTTCGACCGCAGCTTCATGGGCGTCGCGCTCGCCGGTGTCTCGCTGCCCATGTTCTTCACGGGCAACCTGGCGCTCCTCCTCTTCACCTACCAGTGGCCGATCTTCGGCCGCACCTACGTCCCGTTCACCGAGAACCCCGCGCAGTGGGCCAACACGCTCTTCCCCGCGTGGTGTTCACTCGCGCTCCTGTACTCCGCCATCTACGCGCGGCTCACCCGCTCGGGCATGCTGGAGACGATGAACGAGGACTTCATCCGCACGGCCCGAGCCAAGGGACTGCGGGAGCGCAACGTGGTGGTCCGGCACGGACTGCGCGCTGCGCTCACCCCGATCATCACGGTCTTCGGCATGGACCTCGGCCTGTTGCTCGGCGGCGCCGTGATCACCGAGACCGTGTTCTCGCTGCACGGCATCGGCGAGTACGCGGTGGATGGCATCACCGACAACGACCTGCCCAAGATCCTCGGCGTGACCCTGCTCGCCGCCTTCTTCGTAGTGATCGCAAATCTCCTGGTGGACCTGCTGTACGCCGCCGCCGACCCGCGGGTGAGGCTCTCGTGA
- a CDS encoding TIGR03086 family metal-binding protein, producing MNTANAIDPRPPYTRAAEQIAALVKTVRPEQLNAPTPCADFDVRTLLSHIVGGTRRIAVIGEGGDGLAVLPFADGVGDDGWPAAYDDARTRALKAWADDARMDAPVRVPWGEAPGRNALCGYVMEAVTHTWDLSESLGRPHELDPELAEFALAIAHRLLPDGQRDDEELPFDSAVPAPEGADAYGRLAAWLGRRPLSPA from the coding sequence ATGAACACCGCGAACGCCATCGACCCGCGCCCCCCGTACACCCGCGCCGCCGAGCAGATCGCCGCACTGGTCAAGACGGTACGACCGGAGCAGCTCAACGCTCCGACTCCGTGCGCAGACTTCGACGTACGGACCCTGCTGTCGCACATCGTCGGCGGCACCCGCCGTATCGCCGTGATCGGCGAGGGCGGCGACGGGCTCGCCGTCCTGCCGTTCGCGGACGGCGTCGGGGACGACGGCTGGCCGGCCGCGTACGACGACGCCAGGACCCGGGCCCTGAAGGCCTGGGCGGACGACGCCCGCATGGACGCGCCGGTGCGCGTGCCGTGGGGCGAGGCGCCGGGCCGCAACGCGCTCTGCGGGTACGTCATGGAGGCCGTCACCCACACCTGGGACCTGTCCGAATCCCTCGGCCGGCCACACGAACTCGACCCGGAACTGGCCGAGTTCGCGCTCGCGATCGCCCACCGCCTGCTGCCCGACGGGCAGCGCGACGACGAGGAGCTGCCCTTCGACTCGGCGGTGCCGGCCCCCGAAGGGGCCGACGCCTACGGGCGGTTGGCGGCCTGGCTCGGCCGCCGACCCCTCAGCCCAGCCTGA